A stretch of Cucumis sativus cultivar 9930 chromosome 2, Cucumber_9930_V3, whole genome shotgun sequence DNA encodes these proteins:
- the LOC101222356 gene encoding ammonium transporter 1 member 2 has translation MATLSCQSSDLVTLLGSSTTANNTAIAEFLCSRFTTIATTFSTTTYAVDNTYLLFSAYLVFAMQLGFAMLCAGSVRAKNTMNIMLTNVLDAAAGGLSYYLFGFAFAFGAPSNSFIGRHFFGLSDFPNPTTDYSFFLYQWAFAIAAAGITSGSIAERTQFVAYLIYSSILTGFVYPIVSHWFWSSDGWASPTRPSNLLFNSGAIDFAGSGVVHMVGGIAGLWGALIEGPRIGRFDRSGRSVALRGHSASLVVLGSFLLWFGWYGFNPGSFLTISRSYNDGRPYYGQWSAIGRTGVTTTLAGCTAALTTLFTKRLLVGHWNVIDVCNGLLGGFAAITSGCAVVEPWAAVICGFVASWVLISFNKLAEKVNYDDPLEAAQLHGGCGAWGLLFTGLFARKEYVAEVYQAGRPYGLLMGGGGRLLAAQLIEILAIIGWVSVTMGPLFYALKNMKLLRISREDEMAGMDLTRHGGFAYVYNDEDDLSGKPSGFMMRKIEPANETPPQEHFPSGMAAV, from the exons ATGGCCACCCTTTCTTGCCAATCTTCCGATTTAGTAACCCTTCTCGGGTCTTCCACCACCGCGAACAACACAGCCATAGCGGAGTTTCTATGCTCCAGATTCACCACCATAGCCACCACTTTCAGCACCACCACCTACGCGGTCGACAACACCTACCTCCTCTTCTCCGCCTACCTTGTCTTCGCCATGCAGCTCGGCTTCGCCATGCTCTGCGCTGGCTCCGTCCGTGCCAAAAACACTATGAACATCATGCTCACTAATGTCCTCGACGCAGCTGCCGGTGGTCTCTCCTACTACCTCTTTGGGTTCGCCTTTGCCTTCGGTGCCCCCTCCAACTCCTTCATCGGTCGCCACTTTTTTGGGCTCTCCGATTTCCCCAACCCCACTACTGATTATAGCTTCTTTCTCTATCAATGGGCCTTTGCTATTGCTGCTGCAG GCATCACTAGTGGTTCCATTGCTGAGCGAACTCAGTTCGTGGCTTATCTCATCTACTCCAGCATTCTTACTGGTTTCGTCTATCCCATTGTGTCTCATTGGTTCTGGTCTTCCGACGGGTGGGCCAGCCCAACTCGCCCTAGTAATCTTCTATTCAATTCAGGAGCAATCGACTTTGCCGGATCAGGTGTTGTCCACATGGTTGGTGGTATAGCAGGCCTCTGGGGAGCTCTAATTGAAGGCCCTCGTATTGGCCGGTTCGATCGGTCTGGCCGATCTGTAGCCCTTCGTGGCCATAGTGCCTCTTTAGTTGTTCTTGGCTCATTTCTCCTCTGGTTCGGCTGGTACGGGTTCAACCCAGGTTCATTTCTAACAATCTCCAGGTCATACAATGACGGTCGCCCTTACTACGGTCAATGGAGCGCCATAGGTCGAACTGGAGTCACCACAACACTAGCTGGATGCACAGCTGCATTAACCACGCTCTTTACAAAACGCTTATTAGTTGGCCATTGGAATGTAATTGATGTCTGTAATGGTTTATTAGGAGGATTCGCGGCCATCACGTCTGGTTGTGCCGTTGTCGAGCCATGGGCTGCGGTGATATGTGGATTCGTAGCATCCTGGGTTTTAATTAGCTTCAACAAGTTAGCTGAAAAGGTCAACTACGATGATCCATTAGAGGCAGCGCAACTGCACGGCGGGTGTGGCGCGTGGGGTCTTCTATTTACTGGATTATTTGCTAGAAAGGAGTATGTAGCAGAGGTTTACCAGGCTGGGCGTCCATATGGATTGTTGATGGGCGGTGGAGGACGACTTCTGGCTGCGCAGTTGATCGAGATACTGGCCATAATTGGGTGGGTTTCTGTAACGATGGGGCCATTATTTTATGCGTTgaagaatatgaaattgttaagGATATCAAGGGAAGATGAGATGGCTGGGATGGATTTAACAAGACATGGAGGATTCGCTTATGTCTATAACGATGAGGATGATCTCTCTGGGAAGCCATCTGGATTTATGATGAGGAAAATTGAGCCTGCTAATGAGACTCCTCCCCAAGAACATTTTCCTTCAGGGATGGCAGCTGTTTGA